A region of Pyxidicoccus parkwaysis DNA encodes the following proteins:
- a CDS encoding ATP-binding sensor histidine kinase codes for MRIPGYMLVRELHQSPRTRVHRAVRERDGLPVVLKTLQPRYHGPQELAGLQREYYLLERLKLPGVILTYGLERWEDQLALVLEDCGGEALSLQCGQAPVSLETFFKVALGITRPLIELHRHVIHKNLNPRNILWNARTEEVRLIDFGIASEISHEHQVLQAPRMLEGSLPYLSPEQTGRMSRNLDCRSDLYSLGITFYELLTGQRPFTAADPMQWIHCHIARLPPPPRQLQPALPEMLSQLVLRLLAKDPEDRYQSAHGLWRDLEECQRQWHARGDISRFSLSRHDTLARFQIPQRLYGRGAEVRALLDAFEETANGGVRMVLVTGNAGAGKSALVGEVHKPVVQRRGFFAEGKFEQFQRHVPYAAFAQALQGLAAELLSEPEERLAHWKRELLQALGPNGQLVIQLVPQLEHILGAQPPVVPLNATEEQNRALVTFHNLIEVLARKSHPLVLFLDDLQWSDAPTLTLLRSLLASRDIESLLLVGAWRDNEIQPGHPVLLALEELEKAFQLQRVQLSPLTPDTVNQLISDTLHTPLEATLPLALLVHRQTEGNPFFVNELLKDLHREGLIHFSHGDECWKWELERISQVQVSDNVVEFMLGRLQQLPAETQELLKLAACIGNQFELRTLASVSGRTPAAAAGGLWEALREGIVMPLDASYRLLHMGDKALGAEGADVRVRYQFQHDRVQQAAYSLIPPEERKATHLHLGRQMLQEASPAEREERLLPIVQQLNEGRELIDAPAERLELAQLNLAAARRARAAAAYRPAFQHLAVAVQVLPENAWAQHFELTFEVYKSYAACAYLCGELAAAESTCGLLLERAATRLRKAEVLAMQLAQYNFCDRMDESIDAGLRGLRLLGIRMSPRPSMASVLKGVLTARLSLGRRSVAGLAHQPPIVDPEVRLQMRLLADLMSPAYLTGNDALFASAILRHASLALRSGHCDESALAYIDYGVLLAGMGDLRRAHEFGRLALELIEAGDLQEWRCRALTLYALFCHSWNGHWSELNSLFKRAITAGSQSGDLFYAAFACSFVNLFDPGVELQAALDEQHNYLALIEQSRYQNARHAAQLNRQLWLALRGETASPLTLDDATFTEAAALQHMRQVRYLSGVAILHLHKLKLSVLHDAPEQGWEELHRADEYIQALAGAPYMVEFCLHGFLTCVALANRGGRQGRRARRRLGRFHAQMRRWAAHCPENFRQYALLMEAERARLDGRTLEANSRYQEAIAAAREGGFLRHQALVCERAARHYLAQGLAAEGRAAMRDAHRAYAGWGALAKVRALEQRHPELREREEPSRAGAQGLVPSSSVGPDGLVLDIDTIFKAHQTISGEVVLERLLTRLLHIVTENAGADTCQLVLEDDATQALRVQASLSPSGLRVLQDQPLEACDWVPISLIRYVARSQTSVVLGDASRAEEIQRDSYFQTHRPRSVLALPIVNQGRSQGVLYLENHLTTDAFTPARIEVLQILSTQAAISIHNARLYADLRNTSERLQASNQQLEEYSHTLAQRVEERTHQLRATNEELRGRNEELDLALQQLRTTQRQLITQEKLASLGSLTAGIAHELRNPLNFVTNFAQTSTELTEELAEGLQQHPQGLPPEVSRELKDTLGMLRQNLVRISDHGRRASEIIGAMMLHARQAPKTWETADLNATVADSLNLARHAGRAKDSTLDVRFETEYGDGVGALVLLVQDMKRVFINLVNNAFYAMHERRQREGAAYQPVLKVVTGGDAAFAEVRLRDNGTGIPRELMDKVLIPFFTTKPRGEGTGLGLSICHDIVVQLHGGKLEVESEPGEYTEIRIRLPRRAATPPPPNEGASLLVPE; via the coding sequence TTGCGAATTCCCGGCTACATGCTCGTTCGCGAGCTCCACCAATCGCCTCGGACCCGGGTGCACCGCGCGGTACGCGAGCGCGATGGCCTGCCGGTCGTCCTCAAGACGCTCCAGCCGCGGTACCACGGCCCGCAGGAGCTCGCGGGGCTGCAGCGCGAGTACTACCTCCTCGAGCGGCTGAAGCTGCCCGGCGTCATCCTCACGTATGGACTGGAGCGTTGGGAGGACCAGCTCGCCCTCGTGCTGGAGGACTGCGGAGGCGAGGCGCTCTCGCTCCAGTGTGGCCAGGCGCCCGTGTCGCTGGAGACCTTCTTCAAGGTGGCCCTCGGAATCACGCGGCCCCTCATCGAGCTGCACCGCCACGTCATCCACAAGAACCTCAACCCGCGCAACATCCTCTGGAATGCGCGGACGGAGGAGGTGCGCCTCATCGATTTCGGCATCGCCTCCGAAATCTCCCACGAGCACCAGGTCCTCCAGGCACCCCGCATGCTGGAGGGCTCGCTGCCCTATCTCTCGCCCGAGCAGACCGGGCGGATGAGCCGCAACCTGGACTGCCGCAGCGACCTCTACTCGTTGGGCATCACCTTCTACGAGCTGCTCACCGGCCAGCGGCCCTTCACCGCGGCGGACCCGATGCAGTGGATTCACTGCCACATCGCCCGCCTGCCTCCGCCTCCGCGTCAGCTCCAGCCAGCCCTGCCGGAGATGCTGAGCCAGTTGGTGCTCCGGCTCCTGGCGAAGGACCCCGAAGACCGCTACCAGAGCGCCCACGGGCTGTGGCGGGACTTGGAGGAGTGTCAGCGGCAATGGCACGCGCGGGGCGACATCTCCCGCTTCTCCCTCTCCCGGCATGACACGCTCGCGCGGTTCCAGATTCCGCAGCGCCTCTACGGCCGTGGCGCCGAGGTCCGCGCCCTGCTGGACGCCTTCGAGGAGACCGCGAACGGTGGCGTGCGGATGGTGCTGGTGACCGGGAACGCGGGCGCCGGCAAGTCGGCGCTCGTCGGTGAGGTGCACAAGCCCGTCGTCCAGCGCAGGGGCTTCTTCGCCGAGGGCAAGTTCGAGCAGTTCCAGCGCCATGTCCCGTACGCGGCCTTCGCGCAGGCCCTCCAGGGGCTCGCCGCGGAGCTGCTCTCCGAGCCCGAGGAGCGGCTCGCCCATTGGAAGCGGGAGCTGCTCCAGGCGCTCGGCCCCAACGGGCAGCTCGTCATCCAGCTCGTGCCCCAATTGGAGCACATCCTCGGCGCGCAGCCCCCGGTGGTGCCTCTCAACGCCACGGAGGAGCAGAACCGGGCCCTCGTCACCTTCCACAACCTCATCGAGGTCCTCGCGCGGAAGAGCCATCCGCTCGTGCTCTTCCTGGATGACCTCCAGTGGAGTGATGCCCCCACGCTGACGCTGCTGCGCAGCCTGCTCGCCTCCCGGGACATCGAGTCGCTCCTCCTCGTGGGGGCCTGGCGCGACAATGAGATTCAGCCGGGGCACCCGGTGCTCCTCGCGCTGGAGGAGCTCGAGAAGGCCTTCCAGCTCCAGCGCGTGCAGCTGTCCCCGCTGACGCCGGACACCGTCAACCAGCTCATCTCCGACACGCTCCACACACCGCTGGAGGCGACGCTGCCGCTGGCGCTGCTGGTGCACCGGCAGACGGAGGGCAACCCGTTCTTCGTCAACGAGCTGCTCAAGGACCTGCACCGCGAGGGGCTCATCCACTTCAGCCACGGGGACGAATGCTGGAAGTGGGAGCTGGAGCGAATCTCCCAGGTCCAGGTCAGCGACAACGTCGTCGAGTTCATGCTGGGCCGCCTGCAGCAGCTTCCGGCGGAGACCCAGGAGCTGCTCAAGCTCGCCGCCTGCATCGGCAACCAGTTCGAGCTGCGCACCCTCGCCTCCGTCAGCGGGCGCACCCCCGCCGCGGCCGCCGGGGGACTCTGGGAGGCCTTGCGTGAAGGCATCGTCATGCCCCTGGACGCGAGCTACCGGCTGCTCCACATGGGGGACAAGGCCCTCGGGGCCGAGGGCGCGGACGTGCGCGTGCGCTACCAGTTCCAGCACGACCGGGTGCAGCAGGCCGCCTACAGCCTCATTCCGCCCGAGGAGCGCAAGGCCACGCACCTGCACCTGGGGCGCCAGATGCTCCAGGAGGCGAGCCCCGCCGAGCGGGAGGAGCGCCTGCTCCCCATCGTCCAGCAGCTCAACGAAGGCCGGGAGCTCATCGACGCACCGGCGGAGCGGCTGGAGCTGGCGCAGCTCAACCTCGCGGCGGCCCGCAGGGCGCGCGCCGCCGCGGCCTACCGTCCCGCCTTCCAGCATCTCGCGGTGGCCGTGCAGGTGCTCCCCGAGAATGCGTGGGCCCAGCACTTCGAGCTCACCTTCGAGGTCTACAAGAGCTACGCGGCCTGCGCCTACCTCTGTGGCGAGCTCGCCGCCGCCGAGAGCACCTGCGGCCTCCTGCTCGAGCGCGCGGCGACGCGGCTGCGCAAGGCGGAGGTGCTGGCGATGCAGCTCGCCCAGTACAACTTCTGCGACCGGATGGACGAATCCATCGACGCGGGCCTGCGGGGCCTGCGGCTGCTGGGCATCCGCATGTCGCCGCGCCCGAGCATGGCCTCGGTGCTCAAGGGCGTGCTCACCGCCCGCCTGAGCCTCGGGCGCCGGAGCGTTGCGGGCCTGGCCCACCAACCCCCCATCGTCGACCCCGAGGTGCGGCTGCAGATGCGCCTGCTCGCGGACCTCATGTCCCCGGCCTACCTCACCGGCAACGACGCGCTGTTCGCCTCCGCCATCCTCCGGCACGCCAGCCTGGCGCTGCGCAGCGGCCACTGCGACGAGTCAGCGCTGGCCTACATCGACTACGGCGTGCTGCTGGCCGGCATGGGAGACCTCCGCCGGGCCCATGAGTTCGGCCGGCTCGCGCTCGAGCTCATCGAAGCCGGAGACCTCCAGGAGTGGCGGTGCCGCGCCCTGACGCTCTACGCGCTCTTCTGTCACAGCTGGAATGGCCACTGGAGCGAGCTCAACTCCCTGTTCAAGCGGGCCATCACCGCGGGCAGCCAGTCGGGTGACCTCTTCTACGCGGCATTCGCGTGCAGCTTCGTGAACCTCTTCGACCCGGGCGTGGAGTTGCAGGCGGCGCTGGACGAACAGCACAACTACCTCGCGCTCATCGAGCAGAGCCGCTATCAGAACGCCCGCCATGCCGCGCAGCTCAACCGCCAGCTCTGGCTGGCCCTGCGCGGGGAGACGGCCTCTCCCCTCACGCTCGACGATGCCACCTTCACCGAGGCGGCCGCCCTCCAGCACATGCGCCAGGTCCGCTACCTGTCCGGCGTGGCCATCCTCCACCTGCACAAGCTGAAGCTGTCCGTGCTTCATGACGCGCCGGAGCAGGGCTGGGAGGAGCTGCATCGGGCCGATGAGTACATCCAGGCACTCGCCGGCGCGCCCTACATGGTGGAGTTCTGCCTCCATGGCTTCCTCACCTGCGTCGCGCTGGCGAACCGGGGTGGGCGGCAGGGACGGCGGGCCCGGCGCAGGCTGGGCCGCTTCCACGCGCAGATGCGGCGCTGGGCCGCGCACTGCCCCGAGAACTTCCGTCAGTACGCCCTCCTGATGGAGGCGGAGCGGGCCCGGCTGGACGGCCGCACCCTGGAGGCCAACAGCCGGTACCAGGAGGCCATCGCGGCCGCTCGCGAGGGAGGCTTCCTGCGCCACCAGGCCCTCGTGTGCGAGCGGGCCGCGCGCCACTACCTCGCGCAGGGCCTCGCGGCGGAGGGCCGCGCCGCCATGCGGGATGCCCACCGCGCCTACGCCGGGTGGGGCGCGCTCGCCAAGGTGCGCGCCCTGGAACAGCGCCACCCGGAGCTCCGCGAGCGGGAGGAGCCCTCGCGCGCCGGTGCCCAGGGCCTGGTCCCCTCCTCCTCCGTCGGCCCGGACGGGCTGGTGCTCGACATCGACACCATCTTCAAGGCGCACCAGACCATCTCCGGAGAAGTCGTACTGGAGCGGCTCCTCACGCGGCTGCTCCATATCGTCACGGAGAACGCGGGGGCGGACACCTGCCAGCTCGTGCTGGAGGATGACGCGACCCAGGCGCTCCGCGTCCAGGCGAGCCTGAGCCCCTCGGGGCTGCGGGTGCTCCAGGACCAGCCGCTGGAGGCCTGTGACTGGGTACCCATCAGCCTCATCCGCTACGTGGCCCGGAGCCAGACGAGCGTGGTGCTGGGCGATGCCTCACGCGCCGAGGAAATCCAACGGGATTCCTACTTCCAGACGCACCGGCCCCGCTCGGTCCTCGCGCTGCCCATCGTCAACCAGGGCCGCTCCCAGGGCGTGCTCTACCTGGAGAACCACCTCACCACGGATGCCTTCACGCCCGCGCGAATCGAGGTGCTTCAAATCCTCTCCACGCAGGCCGCCATCTCCATCCACAACGCGCGGCTGTACGCCGACCTCCGGAACACGTCCGAGCGCCTCCAGGCGTCCAACCAGCAGCTCGAGGAATACAGCCACACGCTCGCGCAGCGGGTGGAGGAGCGCACGCACCAGCTGCGGGCCACCAACGAGGAGCTGCGCGGCCGCAACGAGGAGCTGGACCTGGCGCTCCAGCAGCTTCGCACCACGCAGCGCCAGCTCATCACCCAGGAGAAGCTGGCCTCGCTCGGCTCGCTGACGGCGGGCATCGCCCACGAGCTGCGCAACCCGCTCAACTTCGTCACCAACTTCGCCCAGACGAGCACGGAGCTGACCGAGGAACTGGCCGAGGGCCTCCAGCAGCACCCCCAGGGCCTGCCGCCCGAAGTCTCCCGGGAGCTGAAGGACACGCTCGGGATGCTGCGGCAGAACCTCGTGCGCATCAGCGACCACGGCCGCCGGGCGAGCGAAATCATCGGCGCGATGATGCTCCACGCGCGCCAGGCCCCCAAGACGTGGGAGACCGCCGACCTCAACGCCACGGTCGCCGACAGCCTCAACCTCGCCCGCCATGCGGGACGCGCCAAGGACTCCACGCTCGATGTCCGCTTCGAGACCGAGTACGGCGACGGAGTCGGAGCGCTCGTCCTGCTCGTGCAGGACATGAAGCGTGTCTTCATCAACCTCGTCAACAACGCCTTCTATGCCATGCACGAGCGGCGGCAGCGCGAGGGGGCCGCCTACCAGCCGGTCCTGAAGGTGGTGACGGGCGGAGATGCCGCGTTCGCCGAGGTCCGCCTGCGCGACAACGGGACGGGCATTCCCCGGGAGCTGATGGACAAGGTCCTCATCCCGTTCTTCACCACCAAGCCCCGGGGCGAGGGCACGGGGCTCGGGCTCTCCATCTGCCACGACATCGTCGTGCAACTGCATGGCGGGAAGCTGGAGGTCGAATCGGAGCCCGGTGAGTACACCGAGATTCGCATCCGCCTGCCCCGGCGGGCGGCGACGCCCCCTCCTCCCAACGAAGGGGCGTCGCTCCTCGTGCCGGAGTAG